GGGCCCAGCAGCTGCCCGTGGCCGTTCTCCATGTAACGCCCTATCGTCTCCAGGCTGGCCAGGACCTGCTGGCAGGTAGCCCTTTGGCTGCCCGCGCCCCGCTCGCAGAGCGATGTGGCCTCCTCCATGAGCCGTCCCACTGCACGGTAGCTGCCGGTGAGGTATGCCCTGAAATCGAGGCCCGAAGCCTGCTGGAGCTCTGCTGCACAGGTCTGGGAGATCACTTGGCAGCAGGCCCGCTCCAGGAGGTCGGGCCGTACGGCAAGCGAGATCTCCTGGAGGTCCTGGGGAGCTGCCCGCCAAAGGGACAGCAAGACTTGCTGGAAATATTCCAGCCCGATAGTCGGTGTTTCTTTCATTTCTTTCTTGTTTTTCGAGGACCCGCAATGGGCAAGCAGGACAAGGAAGGAACGGGAAGCACTATACCGAATTGGTCTCCAGGAATTCCCTGAAGGAGGCGTGGTTTGCCAGGTTGCCGGCGGGGAGCTCCTCCCTGACATGCTTCAGCCTCACCTTTCCAGAGGTGAAGGAATGGAAGAACCTGACATTGAAGGCCATTGACCTTGAGAACTGCTTGAATTTCCGTTTGGGCAGCATCTCCATGACGCTCCTGAAGGATGCGTTGCTGATCAGGACCTCAGGGTCCGTTGCAAGGTGGATCAGCAGATAGCCGTTGCTGGAACAAATGTGGGTTATCTCCCGGAACCATACAAGCCGTCGGTTCCACTTTCCGTCCTTCCTGACGTTCAGGTATTCGTTGGCATGGTCATCGGGATCCTGCGCTGGGTTCCCCGGCATGCTCAGGCGGATCTCTGTGTCCAGGCGCTTCATGGCCGTTGCGAATCGCTGGTAGCTCACTGGCTTGAGCAGCACGTCGACAACGTTGCGCATGTACCCGTCGTCCTCGAACTGCCTGTAACCCGTATAGAGGATGAACTTGGTGTGCTTTCCGGTGAAGGCGGACATCCATTCCAGCCCGTCGATGCGGTTCTGCAGGTCCACGTCCAGTATGACCAGGTCAACTGGATTCACCCTGACATAGGCAAGGGCTCGGTAGGGATCGGTGAACTCGGCCTCTACCCTTACCTGTTCCACCTTCTGGAAATGTTCCATCAGATGGTCGATGCTCGATTGCTGGTCGTCCAGGATAATCGCTCTGTAATTTCTCATGATGATTTAATTTGGTTAGAATTCTATTCTGATATCCACCGAATGGACGCCCTCGTGGCAGGAGCAGACCATCTGGTACCTGTTCTGAAAGACGTGGTGGAGCCTTTTGCGAAGGTTCGTGAGCCCAAGGCCGTGCCTGTCCGAGAGGGGATTGCCCTTGCGACAGGTGTTGCTGACCGAGATCGAGCAGAGGTCCCTGTCCACGGACACCCGGATCTGGGGCGGGCGGCCAGGAGAATAGGGGTCACCGTGCTTGAAAACGTTCTCCACCAGTGTCAGAAGGGTTGTCGGCGGTACCACGGCGCCGGAGAGCTCGCCGGAGAGGTCCCAGCGGAAGGTGGGTTCCCTTCCCGACATCGAGGAGCTTACCTGGATGAACCTCCGGCAGGCACCGAGTTCCTCCGAGAGCAGGACGGTCCTGGAGCTTTCGGGCAGGCTCGCCCGCATATAGTGCAGCATGAGCTCGTAGAGGTCCATAACCCCCGAGCGAAGCTGCTCGGGCACGCCCCCGCTCATCTGCCTGTCCAGGGACTGGAACAGGTTGGCCAGCAGGTGCGGCGAGACCTGCTGGGCCAGCGAGGCATACTCGAACCTCAGCCGGGATTCCCGCTCGCGCCCCTCCTTTTCCATGGATGCGAGCTTGGTGCGGTACTGATGGCCCAGAACTGCGAATATGCTGAAATTGCCTATCAGCTTGAGGTAGTTCTGCAGGAACTTGCCCAAAGAGAATTCGGGACTGGAGGTAAGGTACTCCGAGAAGAGCCCTAAATGGGAGGCTCCGCCGTGCGTTAGCGACAGCATTCCCAGGAAAGCGGCCAGGTAGACGGCAAGGGCGAGGCCCGCAGCAGCGGCGTACCTCCCGCGGGAAAAGTGCGCCCCTAGCGCGTGGCCCACCCCGTAATAGACCAGCAGGAAGAAAGGGAGCGAAAAGATGACCGTGGGAAAGGTCAGGTTCTGGTTGCCCAGCCTGTTCACCGCATAGAAATAGGTGAGATAGGCGAGCCAGAAACCCGCGTGCCTCACTGTCCGTCCGGCCATCGTTCTCTTTATTGAGCTCAGGTACGATTCAGTCATTTGATTTACTATTGGTCAGCTGAATTTAACGAGAAATTTTGAATTTACCAACCAAAACCCGCCGGGTCTCCCACCATGTACCTCCTGTAGGTATAGCGGTCGAGCCCCCAGTGCATCTTGGGATCGAGCGGCACCAGCCGCTCCTCGGCCTTCCATCCGGCAAGTGCGGAGGTTGGCACGCCCTTGCGGTGCAGGTACAGGAGTGGCTCCCAGAGGTGAGCGAACTGGCGGAGGCTCCGACCGAAGCAGCGGAAGGTCTCGCCCAGGGACCTCTCTGCGAACCTTCTGCGGTCCGAATCCCACGGCAGGGTCATGGCCCGGATCTCCTGGCCCTGGAAGCCCAGCTGCGGTTGGAGCGCGCTGTCCAGGAGCAGGTGCACCCCCATGTCCAGCATGTGGGCAAAGTCCAGGTATCCGGACCTCGCCCCCAGCCTCCCACTGAGGAGCTCCACGGAAATGAGCTGTCCCTGTTCATTCCCAGCCGCTCGGGCTCCCCTGGCCCCGTCGGCATAGACGAAGGCGTGCATTCCCCGGCGGGCGGCCCTTCGCAGCTTGAAGAAGAGCGAGGGGTCCTCCGCCTCTAAAAGAAGGAGGCCCGCGGGGCCATCCGGATCACCGGGATCGGCCAGCAGGGCAGAATAGTACCGTGAATATTTGGCCAGTACATCCCTTGAGAGCACCACGCAGACCGAGCGCCCAAGGGCGAGGATCCTGAGCGGAACGCTCCGGTAGGAGCCGAAATGGAAGGAGACGAACATGGCCGGGGGCCCTGTCGCCAGACGGGCCAGGTTTGTGTCCGCAAAGGGCACGGTGATCCCCGCCCGGAGGTCCAGCCCTGCCTGCCTTCGGGCATAAGCCCGGCATGCCGAGTATTCCTGGAAGTGCCTGACGGAAAAGGGGATGCCCAGGATGTGCTGGAGGTTGGCCGAAAAGTGGGCGAATTCCTCCCAGCTCTCCGCTGGCAGGCTGCCGTAATGTTCTCTGATTTGCTTGTCCATTGGTCTAGAGATTTAGGGGGACGGTTAGTGGAATACAGCAGGACAAGTGCCGCATCCCTGGCAAATGGATGGGCGCACATCCCTGGGGATGTGCGCCCACGCTCATTTCTGAGACGGAAACACGATGTTGCATTTCGGGTCGTCAGGATGGTCCTGTCCCAGCCCAAGCATCTCCAACGGGGAGATGGGAATGTCCGAGAGCAGGATGTAGCGGTGATGTCTCTGCTTGCTTTCCATTTTTATGGTCCTCTATGGTTAATACTCTTCCGGTCTCGCACCGGAACGGCGGCTCCAGGCCAAGGAGTCTTTGCGATCGATCAGGACAAAGGTGCCCCAAAGATCCCGGCAGCGCAAGGGGCACGGGCAGGAAAACCAAGTTTTGGCCCACAGGGAGAAGAAATTCGTCATTATTGCCCAAAAAGACTGTTTGGAGGGTTAAAAACTGCACTTCGTGCAGGGATCCTAATGTCGAAAACGCTGATAATCAAACCTAGACATACCTCTTCCTGAACTCTCAGTACCGGCTGCAAACTCCTTGGACCAGGGGTTTCCGACGGTGGAAAGACGATATCGCCAAAATCACCGGTAATTGGGATCCAGCTCCCATTTCATATCCCCTGGAACCCCTAATTGGGGGAGTTGGCGGTATTTTGTTTTGTTGCACGGGATTATCCATCGACCTTTACATGACCGTTTCTGAAAATTCAATGCGGCACTGGAAACCCGTTCCGGGAGCCGTTGAGTCCAAGAGCCGGGGATGCGGCCCGATGCCGGGCAACTTCTTTTCAGGAGCTGGAAAGATTGCCCACTGATTTGCCCTTGACCTTTATGGGAAAAGCCGAAGTGGCCAATTTTTCGATCGCAACAATGACCAAGAACACAGTTATGTTAAAGGAATTCCACAACCGTAAATTCGCTCTCTTTCCCCATCCGGGGGGTAACTTTTTTTTGGGCGGTGAGGTCCGGAAGAGTACAGGCGCCCCGCAAGATGAACCACCGATTCACACCAACAG
The Sphingobacterium daejeonense genome window above contains:
- a CDS encoding histidine kinase, with product MTESYLSSIKRTMAGRTVRHAGFWLAYLTYFYAVNRLGNQNLTFPTVIFSLPFFLLVYYGVGHALGAHFSRGRYAAAAGLALAVYLAAFLGMLSLTHGGASHLGLFSEYLTSSPEFSLGKFLQNYLKLIGNFSIFAVLGHQYRTKLASMEKEGRERESRLRFEYASLAQQVSPHLLANLFQSLDRQMSGGVPEQLRSGVMDLYELMLHYMRASLPESSRTVLLSEELGACRRFIQVSSSMSGREPTFRWDLSGELSGAVVPPTTLLTLVENVFKHGDPYSPGRPPQIRVSVDRDLCSISVSNTCRKGNPLSDRHGLGLTNLRKRLHHVFQNRYQMVCSCHEGVHSVDIRIEF
- a CDS encoding LytR/AlgR family response regulator transcription factor — its product is MRNYRAIILDDQQSSIDHLMEHFQKVEQVRVEAEFTDPYRALAYVRVNPVDLVILDVDLQNRIDGLEWMSAFTGKHTKFILYTGYRQFEDDGYMRNVVDVLLKPVSYQRFATAMKRLDTEIRLSMPGNPAQDPDDHANEYLNVRKDGKWNRRLVWFREITHICSSNGYLLIHLATDPEVLISNASFRSVMEMLPKRKFKQFSRSMAFNVRFFHSFTSGKVRLKHVREELPAGNLANHASFREFLETNSV